Genomic segment of Arachis hypogaea cultivar Tifrunner chromosome 16, arahy.Tifrunner.gnm2.J5K5, whole genome shotgun sequence:
ctcattggcggTGCGACGAATTTGCTCtaaaaaaatcgtatttaaaaaattaaaatttaaaaataatgtttgagaaaatatgatttttttttattttatttctaaaaaaaatccttaaaaacatgacgtaaaattaaataaaagacacAAATTTATTGATACCTCTTTATCCTTGTAAAATTTTTGGataataataactaatatttagggacaatttttatttatttatataggtctatttaaaatttgtatattaaagttaatttttaaaaataattaaaatgtattttcataaatgattttgaaaatattcttAACTTATAACAAAAAAAGAAATGCAAATACAGAAAactttcaattaataaaatacaaaatattaactttgtaatttttaaaaagcagagaaaataggATGGTGATGTAACAAGAGGAGAGGATGGTCGACGATATTATGCCACGTAGCTAACATTTTGCATCGCATGGGCCATGGCAGCAAATAATAGATGACACCTTCGCTGGTCCTTACCTTACTGCGTAACACGCAATCACCCCCCATTTCCCGGTCCTATATTTTCCCCAGATCTACACTCACTCAACTCCCAATCTCTTCAGAGACACACACTCGCTCCATCTCCACCTCTGCTTCAGATCTACCTAGGGTTTTTTACTCATAGCACCCTTTCAATTTTTGTTAGAATATTGATTTGATGCTGGAGTTGGGAGGATGAAGTAAGGAACTGAATGTGAGGGGGGCACAATGGGGACGATGATGGGTGGGGGATTATGGTATGAATCATCACCGAAAAGGGTTCCAAGGGGGGTCTGGTTAAGGTTCCAAATCTCAATGGGCGTCCTCGTGGGTGGAAATCACACCTCCTCCAGGTTTTGCACTCGCTAATCATCTCTTCTTCTCCACTTTCCGGCTTTCAAATCTTTCAAGAACCCTTTCTTGTGTTCAATCAATCAACCGAACTCCgagcttccttttttttttttattttaaatttttctttattgGTGTTATCTTCAATCCTCGAATCCCATGGATGCCAAAGCCATCAAACTCCAGATCCTGAAGGGGTCCATAGCGAGGCGCGTGTTCTTCCGCTCAATCATGCTCGCTTCCGCCATCTCGATCGTTTCTCTGCTCCGCGCCTTCTCCGCCTTCGACTTGGCTGACTTAGCTCCGGTGACACTGACCTACACCGACTGCGTCGCCGCGGGTTCCGAAATGCGTTTCGAAAACGCCACTCTGCAGAGCCGCGTGCTCAGCACTTTCTGGAGCTCCTTCTACTGCGAGAAAGACGAAAACTTGACGGTCAACGTGGTCAACGACCTTATGAAGAAGCAACTGCTGAATTGCGGAGCCAAGAGCCTCTGCGTCGGAGAAGGTTCGGCGATGGCCGTCGCCGCCATGAAGCACATGGGATTCTCCAGCGTTACCGGTGTCCACAGGCACCGGTTCTTCTCCCTCAAGCAGAAGAAAATCGTGTACGAGCTCAATTACCAGGACTGTTCATTCGATTTCGTGCTGTCAAGGGATCTTGACAAGGTTTCTGTTCCTGCGTTGCTCGTTCTTGAGGTTGAGCGTGTTCTAAAGCCAGGTGGTGTCGGTGCCCTTCTTGTGGGTCCCACTGGCTCCAATTCCATCCCCAACGACCTCATTAGGTCTGCAACACCGGTTTCATCGTTGCTAAGATCTTCCACCGTTCTGCATGTTGGTTCTGTTGGTGATCTCAACCTTGTTGTGTTCAGGAAAAGGGTGGAAAATGATACTGTTTCTGGTGCTTTCTATCAGTATCCACTTCCTGCGGATTGTTCTAGCATAAGTCTTACAAAGCCTTTGATTCAGCTCATGGAGCCTCTTGTGAGTCAGAAGCCGCCACTTGGGTATGAGAAGATGGTACCTTACTTGCCAAAGTTCGTGGATGTTTCTTCTAGGAAGAGGATGGTTTATATTGATATTAATGGGGGGCGAGAGATCCTCAATGCTAATGATAATCCTAGTGATTGGTTCTTGCCATCTTACCCTATTAGTCAAAAGGATTTCAATGTGTATTTTGTTCACTATAACACTTCGGTAATGTTGTCCTATGTGAAGCGACCTGGTGTGACATTTGTTTACTATCCCGGGTTGGCCGGTAAGGCCGCGGCCAAGGCTAATCTTGATgctgctgatgatgatgatggagattTGGAACCGTTTGTTGGGGAGGACGAGTTTGATTTCCTTGCTTGGTTCAAGGAAACTGTGCAGTATGCTGATTTTGTTGTCCTCAAAATGAATGCAGGGAATGCTGAAATGAAGTTCCTCTTGGATGTGTTTGAGAGTGGAGCAATATGCTTTGTGGATGAATTGTTTCTGAGGTGCCCAGAGAGTGGAAATGACGATGAGAAAACTGGTATGGGCAAGGATAGCTGCATGGATATTTACAAGGGTCTCAGAAGCAATGGTGTCTACGTTCATCAGTGGTGGGCGGACTAAATTATGCATGATCTGAATAAGAAGCAAATCGTGTTTCCAAGtgtcttgtgagttattattgcGTTTTGTTGTTTGTTGAGGTGTGTTGGATGCTATGAACATCCGAGTGCTTTATGGTTGGGCGCTTGCTACTAAATAATCAACCACTGTTGTCATTCTCGTACGGTTTGCTAATAAAATCTCTGTTATGTTCCTTTATCTTTATTTAATCTAAGTTTTGGGGTGTGTTTTAGGCTTTTAATACAAAATGAGGCCATCGGCATCAATTAACGTACCTATTATTTAATTGTCAATAGATGCCATGAtgaataatactttactcttatcCCGTACGTTGGTTATTGTTGTACTAACGCCTTGGTGTTACAATATTTCTCCTTATGTTTGACCTTGTGCTTCATACTTATTTAGTTCATTCAATCTTCAATTTACCTTGCATGTTTTTGAATATCTCTCTGAGCTCCACACTGCGACGAAAGACTTTTGATCACGATACTTTCTGTGATTTGGATATTGGTTTGAAACTCTGAATACCTAGGTCAAGAAGGTTACCGAGTGTCCATTGTGTGAACCATACTCACGTCATGTTAGAGGAAATTGTTATATCGTATATATCCACTTTTTAATTACATCTTAAATAGCAAACTCGATGTGTTACAtgcaatataaaattataaagcaACAAATATTTTAGCCTACTCCTAAAACACATCCGAGGCCACTCTTGTTCATATATCACTATCACTTGGCAACGCTATCATGTATGTGCAACACACCATAAGTGCGATGTGCATGCATGCGGTAGTTTATTCTTATCTTAATTTATCTACAACTACAAGGACGTTACTAAagtattttaaatgaaaaattattGGAACCAGCAATTTTTAGTAGTTTTAACCATTATTTGACCAGCACAAATACTAAATTATCTTTAACagataaattttactaattcatgtgtaaattctaaaaaatatatgtataaattgtattaatttatgtgtgtaaaaCTCTAGTAATATAAgtacaaattataaatttattgtgtgTAAAACATCTATAAATATTAGTGTAAATTATTATTGGTCAAATATTGGccaaaaaagataaatatttgcTGCTTATTAGTGTAAATTATTACTGGTCAAATATTGGccaaaaaagataaatatttgcTGACCATATAGCATTGctcattttaaaatatcaattggCTTGTTGGTTATACAAGACCAACAGAGATGAGTGCATGATGAAGCTGTCAATATCACCCGACCCACAACCTAACGTTTCCCCAAAGCGCAAACAAAACATAGCTGGAGATAGgatgagaaaagaaagaaacacccATCACACATACTCGTATGACAATCCATTTGTGTCAAACATTGA
This window contains:
- the LOC112759170 gene encoding uncharacterized protein, whose protein sequence is MDAKAIKLQILKGSIARRVFFRSIMLASAISIVSLLRAFSAFDLADLAPVTLTYTDCVAAGSEMRFENATLQSRVLSTFWSSFYCEKDENLTVNVVNDLMKKQLLNCGAKSLCVGEGSAMAVAAMKHMGFSSVTGVHRHRFFSLKQKKIVYELNYQDCSFDFVLSRDLDKVSVPALLVLEVERVLKPGGVGALLVGPTGSNSIPNDLIRSATPVSSLLRSSTVLHVGSVGDLNLVVFRKRVENDTVSGAFYQYPLPADCSSISLTKPLIQLMEPLVSQKPPLGYEKMVPYLPKFVDVSSRKRMVYIDINGGREILNANDNPSDWFLPSYPISQKDFNVYFVHYNTSVMLSYVKRPGVTFVYYPGLAGKAAAKANLDAADDDDGDLEPFVGEDEFDFLAWFKETVQYADFVVLKMNAGNAEMKFLLDVFESGAICFVDELFLRCPESGNDDEKTGMGKDSCMDIYKGLRSNGVYVHQWWAD